One window of bacterium genomic DNA carries:
- a CDS encoding heme-binding domain-containing protein, whose protein sequence is MTTARKLTLAVTVPVLLFALLQVVPYGRQHSNPPDGTLAAFDSPRTQELAQKACFDCHSNRTRWPWYASIAPMSWRIQSHVDEGRESLNFTALNTASEEGAEAAGEAGKTVTKGEMPPRDYLLLHPEARLSAAEKSDLARGL, encoded by the coding sequence ATGACCACCGCCCGCAAGCTCACCCTGGCCGTCACCGTTCCCGTGCTGCTGTTCGCCCTGCTCCAGGTCGTGCCCTACGGGCGCCAGCACTCGAATCCCCCGGATGGCACGCTGGCCGCGTTCGATTCGCCGCGGACCCAGGAGCTGGCGCAGAAGGCGTGCTTCGACTGCCACAGCAACCGGACCCGGTGGCCGTGGTACGCCTCGATCGCGCCGATGTCGTGGCGCATCCAGTCGCACGTCGACGAGGGCCGCGAGTCGCTCAACTTCACCGCGCTGAACACGGCCAGCGAGGAAGGGGCCGAGGCGGCGGGCGAGGCGGGCAAGACGGTCACCAAGGGCGAGATGCCGCCCCGGGACTACCTGCTGCTCCACCCGGAGGCGCGGCTGTCGGCGGCCGAGAAGTCCGACCTCGCGCGGGGCCTGTGA
- a CDS encoding LuxR C-terminal-related transcriptional regulator — protein sequence MAILLVAMVVAGAVDLLTDSPRVWQGSHALVETSFILLGAAAAMLLLRGWRDTERSLEGVRAALATRQAERDHWQQLARTALRGLGEAMDQQFDAWALTPAEKETAMFLLKGYSHKEVASLTARSERTVRQHAVSVYRKSGLAGRAELAAFFFEDMLLPAESAAGEVSPGSGAAPGE from the coding sequence GTGGCCATCCTGCTCGTGGCCATGGTGGTGGCCGGCGCCGTGGACCTGCTGACCGACTCGCCGCGCGTCTGGCAGGGCAGCCACGCGCTCGTCGAGACGTCGTTCATCCTGCTCGGCGCCGCTGCCGCGATGCTGCTCCTGCGCGGCTGGCGGGACACGGAGCGTTCGCTCGAGGGGGTCCGGGCGGCGCTCGCCACGCGGCAGGCCGAGCGCGACCACTGGCAGCAGCTCGCCCGCACCGCGCTTCGCGGGCTGGGCGAGGCCATGGACCAGCAGTTCGACGCGTGGGCGCTGACCCCGGCCGAGAAGGAGACCGCGATGTTCCTGCTCAAGGGGTACAGCCACAAGGAGGTCGCGAGCCTCACCGCGCGCAGCGAACGCACCGTGCGGCAGCACGCCGTCAGCGTCTACCGCAAGTCCGGCCTCGCGGGCCGGGCCGAGCTGGCCGCCTTCTTCTTCGAGGACATGCTGCTGCCGGCGGAGAGCGCCGCGGGTGAGGTCTCGCCCGGTTCGGGCGCGGCGCCGGGCGAGTGA